Sequence from the Hamadaea flava genome:
CCCGAGGCTCCGGACGAGGAGCCCGGCGACTACACCGAACCGGCTGCCCAGTTGGCCGAGCCGACGGACGCGCCGGCCGAGCCCGCAGCCGATCTGACGGACGCGCTTGAGGATGCGGCCGCGGAGGATGCGGCGGACGCGTTCGCTGCTGCTGCCGGTCGGCTTGCCGCGCTCGTCGAGATGCCGAAGTACGACGCTGAGCCTATCGCCGAACCGCGGCACATCCTGCCGTCGCCGCAGCTCAGCGCGCCCGTGGTGCCCACCCAGCCGAACCGTGCGTACGAGGCGGCGGTCGCCGAGCCAGCGGTGGCCGAGCCGGCGGTGGCGGCGGCTGAGGAAACTCAGCTGGCCGCGTTGGACCCGGGCGAGCTGCGTTCGGCGTTGGAGGCCATTCTGATGGTCGTCGACGAGCCGGTGGGCGAGATCATGCTGGCCCAGGTGCTCGAACAGCCGACCGAGGTGGTCGCCGACGCCCTGCTGACGCTGGCGGCGGCGTACACGGCGGAGAATCGGGGCTTCGAACTGCGGCGCGCTGCCGGGGGCTGGCGTTTCTACACCCGCGACGCGTACGCCTCTTATGTGGAGCGTTTCGTGCTGGACGGGCAGTCGGTGCGGCTGACCCAGGCCGCTCTGGAGACGCTGGCCGTGGTCGCCTACAAGCAGCCCGTGACGCGGTCGCGCATTTCGGCTATCCGGGGTGTCAACTGCGACGGCGTGGTGCGTACGCTCGTCAGCCGGGGACTGATCGAGGAGTGCGGTGCCGAGCCCGACTCGGGCGCGCACCTCTACCGCACCACCTCTTTGTTCCTGGAGAAGCTGGGCCTCGACGGGCTGGACCAGCTGCCTCCGCTCGCCCCTTTCCTGCCCGACAACGTCGAGGAGATCGCCGATGCCGAGCGCTGAGGGACAGGAACGCCTGCAGAAGGTGCTGGCTGCTGCGGGAGTCGGGTCGCGGCGCGCGTCCGAGGTGCTCATCGACCGTGGACGGGTCCTCGTCAACGGGAAGGTGGCCCGGCTGGGGGACAAGGTCGACCCGGCGACCGCCGAGATCTACGTGGACGGCCAGCGGGTCGTCGTCGACAACCGCCTGGTGTACCTGGCGATGAACAAGCCGCGCGGGGTCGTCTCGACGATGTCGGACGAGGAGGGCCGGGAGGCCATCGCGGACTACATCGGCGACCTGGGCGTACGTGTCTATCACGTCGGGCGGCTGGACCAGGAGTCCGAGGGTCTGCTGCTGCTGACCAACGACGGGGCGCTCGCGCACAAGCTGATGCACCCGTCGTACGAGGTTCCGAAGACGTATCTGGCCGAGGTCGCCGGGCCGCTTCCGCGCAGTGTGGGCCGGTCGTTGCGGGCCGGTGTCGAGCTGGAGGACGGTCTGGCTCGGGTCGACTCGTTCCGCCTGGTCGACGCGATCGGCAACACGGCGCTCTGTGAGATCGTCCTGCACGAAGGACGCAACCGGATCGTGCGGCGGATGTTCGACGCGCTCGGCTTCCCGGTGTCGCGGCTGGTGCGTACGGCGATCGGGCCCATCCGGCTGGGCGATCTGCGGGCGGGGCGGCACCGGCGGCTCAACGCGGCTGAGGTCGCGGCACTGTTCAAGCTGGTCGACGGCAAGTGAGTCTGTATGAGAGCGCGCTGGCGGCGCTCACTGAGATGCAGCCCGCCGACGACGGCCAGGCCGATTGGCGTACCACTCTGGACTTGGTGAAGAGCGGGCCGGAGGCGTTGCGGCGAGAGCGGGACGGCGGGCATGTCACCGCGAGCGCGCTGGTCTACTCGCGCGAGCGAGACGCGTTCCTGCTGAGCCTGCACCGCAAGTTCGGCATCTGGGTGCAGCTCGGCGGGCATGTCGACGCGACGGACGAGACGCTGGCCGCGGCGGCCTTGCGCGAGGCCACCGAGGAGGGCGGCATCGCGGACCTGGTCGTGGACCCGGTGCCGGTCGACGTGGACGTGCACGAGGTGCCGAACTGTGCCGGGCGGCGGCTGCTGCACCACGACGTGATGTTCCTGATGTACGCCCCGGCGGGCGCGGCCGAGCGGATCAGCGACGAGTCATTGGCGCTGGGCTGGTTCTCCGTGGACGACCTGCCGTCGCCGCGGGGCACCGATGTCGACCGCGTCCTCCGGAACGCGCTGGCCCGGATCTCCGCCGGAGATCAGGCCGCGTAGAGCTGCTTGCCGTAGTTCTCCGGCTTGTAGTACTCCTCCAGCTCGGCCAGGGTCTCCTGGGTCGGCTGGACCTCCTTGACCAGGCAGGCGTGTGAGGGCAGCACGTCGGGGTGCCAGGTCTCGGCCTGCCACAGCTGCGAGCGCAGGAACGCCTTCGCGCAGTGGAAGAAGATCGTGTCGATGTCGACCACGACGGCGAGCTGCGGCCGGTGTCCCTTGACGATCATCTCGTCGAAGAAGGGCGCGTCGCGGACGAGCCGCGCGCGGCCGTTGATCCGCAGCGTCTCGGTGCGGCCCGGGATCAGGAAGATCAGCCCGACGTGCGGGTTGGCCAGGATGTTGTGGAAGCCGTCGGCCCGCCGGTTGCCCTTGCGCTCCGGGAGCGCGATCGTGTGGTCGTCGATGACGTACGTGAATCCCG
This genomic interval carries:
- the scpB gene encoding SMC-Scp complex subunit ScpB is translated as MAEPTDAPAEPAADLTDALEDAAAEDAADAFAAAAGRLAALVEMPKYDAEPIAEPRHILPSPQLSAPVVPTQPNRAYEAAVAEPAVAEPAVAAAEETQLAALDPGELRSALEAILMVVDEPVGEIMLAQVLEQPTEVVADALLTLAAAYTAENRGFELRRAAGGWRFYTRDAYASYVERFVLDGQSVRLTQAALETLAVVAYKQPVTRSRISAIRGVNCDGVVRTLVSRGLIEECGAEPDSGAHLYRTTSLFLEKLGLDGLDQLPPLAPFLPDNVEEIADAER
- a CDS encoding pseudouridine synthase, translated to MPSAEGQERLQKVLAAAGVGSRRASEVLIDRGRVLVNGKVARLGDKVDPATAEIYVDGQRVVVDNRLVYLAMNKPRGVVSTMSDEEGREAIADYIGDLGVRVYHVGRLDQESEGLLLLTNDGALAHKLMHPSYEVPKTYLAEVAGPLPRSVGRSLRAGVELEDGLARVDSFRLVDAIGNTALCEIVLHEGRNRIVRRMFDALGFPVSRLVRTAIGPIRLGDLRAGRHRRLNAAEVAALFKLVDGK
- a CDS encoding NUDIX hydrolase gives rise to the protein MQPADDGQADWRTTLDLVKSGPEALRRERDGGHVTASALVYSRERDAFLLSLHRKFGIWVQLGGHVDATDETLAAAALREATEEGGIADLVVDPVPVDVDVHEVPNCAGRRLLHHDVMFLMYAPAGAAERISDESLALGWFSVDDLPSPRGTDVDRVLRNALARISAGDQAA
- a CDS encoding pyridoxamine 5'-phosphate oxidase family protein, with amino-acid sequence MTQSAELIEITSPEELRDLLGAPMPRAVAKERAALHPRDRDWLAASPFVLVATSDAEGNCDVSPKGDPAGFTYVIDDHTIALPERKGNRRADGFHNILANPHVGLIFLIPGRTETLRINGRARLVRDAPFFDEMIVKGHRPQLAVVVDIDTIFFHCAKAFLRSQLWQAETWHPDVLPSHACLVKEVQPTQETLAELEEYYKPENYGKQLYAA